A single window of Ignavibacteriota bacterium DNA harbors:
- a CDS encoding FAD-dependent oxidoreductase, with protein sequence MASYAIIGGGLLGMTFAHRFAQLGHEVSLFEADDNLGGLSSPWQINDITWDKFYHVLLLSDIHIRSLLQEINLDKEIVWKQTKTGFFVDKKFYSMSNSIEFLKFPFISLIDKFRLGLTIFYASKITNWHKLEEITVESWLRKWSGKNTFEKVWKPLLKAKLGEEYKNTSAAFIWTTIQRMYAARKGGMKTEMFGYVPGGYSTILKSLKTTLEAENVNIFTNHSAQNISEIHDGVEIKFSNGTVKKFDNTVITVPSNIALKICGSISNETKESMAKTKYLGVVCASVLLNEKIEDYYVTNIIDEKIPFTGLINMSALVDEKEFKGKTLIYLPKYVNSNDESFSQTDEELIHKFKGALLYMFPKLKTENIIDIKIAKAKEVFALPVLNYSKNLSNNNDINSKISIINSSHILNGTLNNNEIIKLVNSTIEKLK encoded by the coding sequence TTGGCATCATATGCAATTATAGGCGGCGGACTTTTAGGGATGACCTTTGCGCATCGTTTTGCTCAACTTGGACACGAAGTATCGTTATTTGAAGCCGATGATAATTTGGGCGGATTATCTTCTCCTTGGCAAATTAATGATATAACTTGGGATAAATTTTATCATGTGCTTTTATTATCTGATATACATATAAGATCATTGCTCCAAGAAATAAATCTCGATAAGGAGATAGTTTGGAAGCAGACAAAAACAGGATTTTTTGTTGATAAAAAATTTTATTCAATGTCTAATAGTATAGAATTTCTTAAATTCCCTTTTATTTCACTTATCGATAAATTCAGATTGGGTCTTACAATTTTTTACGCTTCAAAGATTACAAATTGGCACAAACTTGAAGAAATAACCGTAGAAAGCTGGCTGAGAAAATGGTCCGGTAAAAATACTTTTGAAAAAGTCTGGAAACCATTGCTGAAAGCAAAGCTCGGCGAAGAATATAAAAATACTTCCGCGGCTTTCATTTGGACCACAATTCAAAGGATGTATGCGGCAAGAAAAGGCGGCATGAAAACCGAAATGTTCGGCTATGTTCCCGGCGGATATTCAACAATTTTAAAAAGTTTGAAAACAACCCTCGAAGCTGAAAACGTTAATATTTTTACAAATCATTCAGCGCAGAATATTTCCGAAATTCACGATGGTGTAGAGATCAAATTTTCAAACGGAACCGTAAAAAAATTCGATAATACTGTTATAACTGTTCCGTCAAACATTGCGCTAAAAATCTGCGGTTCAATTTCAAACGAAACAAAAGAATCTATGGCCAAAACGAAATATTTGGGTGTAGTATGCGCATCGGTTTTGCTGAATGAAAAAATTGAAGACTATTATGTAACAAACATTATTGACGAGAAAATTCCTTTTACGGGATTGATAAATATGTCGGCTCTTGTCGACGAAAAGGAATTCAAAGGAAAAACTCTTATTTATCTTCCCAAATATGTTAACTCGAATGATGAAAGCTTTTCGCAAACTGATGAAGAGTTGATTCATAAATTTAAAGGCGCGTTGCTTTACATGTTTCCCAAACTTAAAACTGAAAACATAATAGATATAAAAATTGCGAAAGCCAAAGAAGTTTTTGCTTTGCCTGTGCTTAATTATTCAAAAAATTTATCAAACAATAATGATATTAATTCGAAAATAAGTATTATAAATTCTTCTCATATTTTGAATGGAACATTAAATAATAATGAAATTATTAAGTTAGTTAACAGTACTATTGAGAAATTAAAATAA
- a CDS encoding polysaccharide deacetylase family protein, producing the protein MNKNKPNASVSLDLDNQWSYMKIHGDSGWEKYPTYLDTFVPYVLESLDKLKLKITFFIVGKDADDERNLNVLKQIPVHGHEIANHSYNHESWFHLYSKEKILEELESTERSLEKITDQKINGFRGPGFSWSNDLLEILKSKNYLYDASTLPTYIGPLARLYYFQTANLSKDEKEERAELFGSFSDGFKKNKSYKWNLSNGQKLLEIPVTTIPIIKTPFHLSYLLYLARFSMPLMKSYLQFAISMCKLTKTEPSILLHPLDLIGGDKIPELSFFPGMDLKSDVKKEIFYVAINKLSENFNLMNMSSHAQILNNK; encoded by the coding sequence ATGAATAAAAATAAACCAAACGCAAGTGTTTCATTGGACCTTGATAATCAATGGTCATATATGAAAATTCATGGGGATTCCGGCTGGGAAAAATATCCGACATATTTGGATACTTTTGTTCCATATGTACTTGAATCATTAGATAAACTTAAACTGAAAATTACTTTTTTTATTGTAGGAAAGGACGCGGATGATGAAAGAAATTTAAATGTATTAAAACAAATACCGGTTCACGGACATGAAATCGCAAATCATTCATATAATCATGAGTCATGGTTTCATCTTTACAGTAAAGAAAAAATATTAGAAGAATTAGAATCAACTGAAAGAAGTTTAGAAAAGATTACAGATCAAAAAATTAATGGATTCCGCGGACCAGGTTTTAGCTGGAGCAATGATCTTTTGGAAATTCTAAAAAGCAAAAATTATTTATATGACGCTTCAACTTTACCGACTTATATAGGTCCACTTGCGCGTTTATATTATTTCCAAACCGCGAATTTATCGAAGGATGAAAAAGAAGAAAGAGCGGAATTATTCGGATCATTTTCCGATGGTTTTAAAAAGAATAAATCATATAAATGGAATTTAAGCAATGGTCAAAAATTGCTTGAAATTCCGGTAACAACGATTCCGATAATTAAAACCCCATTCCATTTGAGTTATCTTTTGTATCTCGCGCGTTTCTCAATGCCTTTAATGAAATCTTATTTGCAGTTTGCGATTTCAATGTGCAAATTGACAAAAACAGAACCCAGCATTTTACTACATCCCTTAGATTTGATCGGCGGTGATAAAATTCCAGAACTGTCTTTTTTCCCGGGAATGGATTTAAAGAGCGATGTTAAAAAAGAAATATTTTATGTCGCAATTAATAAATTGTCGGAAAATTTCAATCTTATGAATATGAGTTCGCACGCACAAATTTTAAATAATAAATAA
- a CDS encoding glycosyltransferase family 2 protein, which yields MEKNPLVSIVIAAYNEEALLEKNLNTIFNFMKSIENRFDWEVILVNDGSKDNTGKIADEIAEKNKKFRVLHHKMNKYLGCALRTGFSECKGDFIITLDLDLSYSTDHIEKLLSKITETGADVVLASPYMKGGKVSNVPFSRKLFSRVLNFLLQIISREDIHTFTGMVRVYKADFLKSLNLKARDFEINTEIIYKSILLRAIILEIPAHLSWDIQKTVGKSRISSLRLVRGILSGFMSGFIFRPYIFFILVGTILLILSSYMLIWIFYHVYLVYPAVHSTSTYFDDRFSNAVAEVFRLRPHTFTIAGISLVVALQFLSMGFLSVQNKRYFEETFHLNTTIYKLLNEKKENK from the coding sequence ATGGAAAAGAACCCCTTAGTTTCAATTGTGATTGCCGCTTATAATGAGGAAGCTTTACTTGAAAAAAATCTAAACACTATTTTTAATTTTATGAAATCAATTGAAAATAGATTTGATTGGGAAGTAATTTTGGTAAATGACGGCAGCAAAGACAATACCGGAAAAATCGCGGATGAAATAGCTGAAAAAAATAAAAAGTTCAGAGTTCTTCATCATAAAATGAATAAATATTTAGGCTGCGCTTTACGTACAGGTTTTAGCGAATGTAAAGGTGATTTCATTATTACTTTAGATCTTGATTTAAGTTATTCCACAGATCACATTGAAAAGCTTCTAAGTAAAATTACCGAAACCGGAGCTGATGTTGTTCTTGCGTCACCTTATATGAAAGGCGGAAAAGTATCAAACGTACCATTTTCGAGAAAATTGTTCAGCAGAGTTTTAAACTTTTTATTGCAAATAATTTCAAGAGAAGATATTCATACATTTACCGGAATGGTACGAGTTTATAAAGCCGACTTTTTAAAGAGTTTAAATCTTAAAGCGAGAGATTTTGAAATAAATACGGAGATTATTTACAAATCTATTTTACTCCGAGCAATCATTTTAGAAATTCCCGCGCATTTAAGTTGGGATATCCAAAAAACAGTTGGTAAAAGTAGAATTTCAAGTTTGAGATTAGTTCGAGGAATATTATCGGGCTTTATGTCGGGTTTTATTTTTAGACCTTACATATTTTTTATTTTAGTAGGAACAATCTTACTTATTCTTTCATCGTATATGCTTATATGGATTTTCTACCACGTTTATTTGGTTTACCCTGCTGTTCATTCAACATCAACTTATTTTGATGATAGATTTTCAAACGCAGTAGCAGAAGTTTTTAGATTAAGACCGCACACATTTACAATTGCAGGCATTAGCCTTGTTGTAGCTCTGCAATTTTTAAGCATGGGATTTTTATCGGTTCAAAATAAACGTTATTTCGAAGAAACGTTTCATTTAAATACAACTATTTACAAATTATTGAATGAAAAGAAGGAAAATAAATAG
- a CDS encoding polysaccharide biosynthesis/export family protein gives MKMSKIAIIFLITSLQFFAQNLKPGDGVRINFYNINESISGDYFIQDNGNIQLPYLGILNAVNCDFSLLRNEIYEKYSEIYRNPELSIQPLYRVDVLGEVGKPGVYYLTGFETISDLLSIAGGETSDSNIDELSIIRNDSQMEIDMEKFLLGKNNLADIGIESGDKVYVPRKWLVGVRDASVLVSGVAVLVAIVSLFTR, from the coding sequence ATGAAAATGTCTAAAATCGCAATAATATTCTTAATTACGTCGCTGCAATTTTTTGCTCAAAATTTGAAGCCTGGCGATGGCGTTAGAATTAATTTTTACAATATAAATGAGAGTATTTCAGGTGATTATTTTATTCAAGATAACGGGAATATTCAACTTCCTTATTTAGGAATATTAAATGCTGTTAATTGCGATTTCAGTTTGCTCAGAAATGAAATTTACGAGAAATATTCGGAAATATACAGAAATCCGGAATTAAGTATTCAGCCGCTTTACAGAGTTGATGTATTGGGTGAAGTTGGAAAACCTGGAGTTTATTATTTAACGGGTTTTGAAACTATTTCCGATTTATTATCAATTGCCGGCGGTGAAACAAGTGATTCTAATATTGATGAACTTTCCATCATCCGAAATGATTCTCAAATGGAAATTGATATGGAAAAATTTCTATTGGGAAAAAATAATTTAGCTGATATAGGAATAGAATCCGGAGATAAAGTTTATGTACCTAGGAAATGGTTAGTAGGTGTCAGAGATGCATCCGTTCTTGTTTCCGGTGTAGCTGTGTTAGTCGCAATTGTTAGTTTATTTACCAGATAA
- a CDS encoding polysaccharide biosynthesis tyrosine autokinase, with product MSRNKYVRKTEISLKEIFRILKQRKWTVIAFVLLSVAAALIYNTFKSPVYLSSVILKKEMFADENDNDIIKTILSGRTQDELETEMQLVQTRQVLNSVIEKLSLNIVIKKIVEQDGTVTIIDLPLKEYQHNYEIKEYPTSFPKINNLSLGLNTTENEFIILSKKNNTLDVLNKYRESVSTDGKRYSNLSYPEWKLNIDWAQNTFGSEIHFETLDYHEVLDNLIENISTEKKIKTNIFELIVKSNYPYTTKELANTLSNEYIQSRGDLQKDNIKNSFTFIDERLKDVSQNLETSENELKSFKSREKIVQIDEQSKKLIEFLSNLESEKFKAELELGANKNKFRDIEKQMDTEGYIDQTYLTPEQYTSFDSPFLNLMKELTNTELKRLELLQRRTEAHPDVMLLDEQIQRIKTELANYNQNTLTALKIISNTQKNKLENINSLISKYSVDLGKLPYQESMLADLMRKKEAYEKMYTLLLEKREEMRVAELSKLQDIVVLDKAIEPIKPIAPNKKLNLLLAGLFGILLGIVSSILIHFNDKKINNVSDIEREFNFPILSVIPPYDKELKNSINTTDKVSDKFVTMMEERFRFKEAYRTLETKLSAKIAGRPKKVMITSCEENAGKSTAAANLAITIAQSGKKVLLIDCDIKKPSISTLFGLPKFSSGLIDFLTEKTETPNIYKPIKLTTNSNLLMNIDVLPTGVFSNVSGEILASDKMKQLLSNLDFYDFVILDTPPITRLSDALSLGRIVKDTVLVIRSGQTEKESVSWAMSELQTADINFLGTLVNDCEVSDSSLKYQYGYNYGKS from the coding sequence ATGAGTAGAAATAAATACGTTAGAAAAACTGAGATCTCATTAAAAGAAATCTTTAGAATATTGAAACAGCGGAAATGGACAGTAATTGCCTTTGTTCTGCTTTCAGTTGCAGCTGCATTAATATATAATACTTTTAAAAGTCCTGTTTATCTAAGTTCAGTAATATTAAAAAAAGAAATGTTTGCCGATGAAAATGATAATGACATAATTAAAACCATTCTTAGCGGCAGAACTCAAGACGAACTAGAAACAGAAATGCAGTTGGTACAAACTCGCCAAGTTTTAAATTCAGTTATCGAAAAACTGTCGTTAAATATTGTAATAAAAAAGATTGTTGAACAGGACGGAACGGTAACCATAATTGATCTGCCTTTGAAAGAATATCAGCATAATTACGAAATAAAGGAATACCCTACTTCATTTCCAAAAATAAATAATTTAAGTTTAGGTTTAAATACAACAGAAAATGAATTCATAATTCTCTCTAAGAAGAATAATACTTTGGATGTACTGAATAAGTATCGAGAAAGTGTATCAACTGATGGTAAAAGATATTCTAATTTATCATATCCGGAATGGAAATTAAATATAGATTGGGCACAAAACACTTTTGGTTCCGAAATTCACTTTGAAACTTTGGATTATCACGAAGTACTGGATAACTTAATTGAAAATATATCAACTGAAAAGAAAATAAAAACAAATATTTTTGAGTTGATCGTAAAATCAAATTATCCATATACAACTAAAGAGTTGGCAAATACCCTTTCCAATGAATATATTCAAAGCCGCGGTGATCTTCAGAAAGACAATATTAAAAATTCATTTACATTTATTGATGAAAGATTAAAGGACGTTTCACAAAATCTTGAAACTTCTGAAAATGAGCTTAAATCATTTAAATCAAGAGAAAAAATAGTTCAGATTGACGAGCAATCAAAAAAATTAATTGAATTTTTAAGCAATTTGGAATCCGAAAAATTTAAAGCCGAATTGGAACTAGGCGCGAATAAAAATAAGTTTAGAGATATTGAAAAACAAATGGATACGGAAGGATATATTGATCAAACATATCTTACGCCGGAACAATATACATCTTTTGATTCGCCATTCCTTAACTTAATGAAAGAATTGACTAATACGGAATTAAAAAGACTTGAACTTTTACAAAGAAGAACCGAAGCACACCCCGATGTTATGTTATTGGACGAGCAAATTCAAAGAATAAAAACTGAATTGGCAAATTACAATCAAAATACTTTAACAGCATTAAAGATCATTTCTAATACTCAAAAAAATAAATTGGAAAATATCAATAGTTTAATTTCCAAATATTCAGTGGATTTAGGAAAACTGCCATATCAGGAAAGCATGCTCGCAGATTTAATGAGAAAAAAAGAAGCCTATGAAAAAATGTATACGCTGCTTCTTGAAAAACGCGAAGAAATGAGAGTTGCAGAACTTTCAAAACTGCAGGATATTGTTGTGCTAGACAAAGCTATTGAGCCGATAAAGCCTATTGCTCCAAATAAAAAATTAAATTTATTATTAGCCGGATTATTTGGTATTTTATTGGGAATAGTATCTTCTATCCTTATTCATTTCAATGATAAAAAGATCAATAATGTTTCGGATATTGAAAGAGAATTCAATTTTCCAATTTTAAGTGTTATTCCTCCTTACGATAAAGAATTGAAAAATTCGATAAATACAACGGATAAAGTCAGCGATAAATTTGTAACAATGATGGAAGAAAGATTCAGATTTAAAGAAGCATATAGAACTCTTGAAACCAAATTAAGTGCAAAAATTGCTGGTCGTCCAAAAAAAGTTATGATTACAAGTTGTGAAGAAAATGCGGGCAAATCAACTGCTGCCGCAAATTTGGCAATTACAATCGCTCAATCGGGTAAAAAAGTTTTGTTAATTGACTGCGATATTAAAAAACCAAGTATCTCAACTTTATTCGGTCTGCCTAAATTTTCATCCGGTTTGATTGATTTCTTAACCGAAAAAACTGAAACACCGAATATTTATAAACCAATTAAATTAACAACAAATTCAAATTTGCTAATGAACATTGATGTTCTGCCAACGGGTGTTTTTTCAAATGTTTCGGGAGAAATTTTGGCTTCGGATAAAATGAAGCAGTTATTAAGCAATTTGGATTTTTACGATTTTGTTATACTAGACACTCCGCCTATTACTAGATTATCCGATGCTTTATCACTTGGACGAATTGTAAAAGATACTGTTTTGGTAATAAGATCCGGACAAACTGAAAAGGAAAGTGTAAGCTGGGCAATGAGCGAATTGCAAACGGCGGATATTAATTTCTTAGGAACTTTAGTAAATGACTGCGAAGTAAGTGACAGCAGTTTAAAATATCAATATGGATACAATTACGGAAAATCATAA
- a CDS encoding DUF354 domain-containing protein, with translation MNKKYSYNENSEKIVWIDLDNSPHVPFFAPIITKLQEDGFTIRISARNYSQTIELAQLYGLDFTDVGKHYGKNKFIKVIGLFYRSLQLIPFVLKKKPIIAISHGSRSQMLIAHLFKIPIVIFLDYEFVQTLPFVKPKMMFFPNIISKERLDSFKQHIKTYPGIKEDIYVPGFKPDESIKKLFTFSQNTITVILRPPAHEAHYHNHESDKLFESVIDLLVNVGNVQTIILPRDDKQKQNIKDQYSIHFETLKLQIPEDVVDALNLMWYSDLVISGGGTMNREAAALGVPVYSIFRGKIGDVDKYLSANGRLTLIENIDDVKSKIRLKKRVKPNKPVNINSLALHSIVNDLESLVNEITGETKNVSANEHNEQIFSIHKKHKAK, from the coding sequence ATGAACAAAAAATACTCATATAATGAAAATTCGGAGAAAATAGTATGGATTGATTTGGACAATTCTCCGCATGTTCCTTTTTTTGCGCCAATTATTACTAAACTGCAAGAAGATGGTTTCACAATAAGAATATCAGCTCGAAATTATTCACAAACAATAGAATTAGCACAATTATACGGACTAGATTTCACCGATGTTGGAAAACATTATGGAAAAAATAAATTTATTAAAGTAATTGGCTTATTTTATAGATCTCTTCAGCTTATACCGTTTGTTTTAAAGAAAAAACCAATAATCGCAATTTCGCACGGTTCACGATCTCAAATGCTGATTGCACATTTATTTAAAATCCCAATTGTAATTTTTCTTGATTATGAATTTGTTCAAACACTGCCGTTTGTAAAACCTAAAATGATGTTTTTCCCAAATATAATCTCAAAAGAAAGATTAGACAGTTTCAAACAGCATATTAAAACATATCCTGGAATTAAAGAAGATATTTATGTGCCTGGTTTTAAGCCGGACGAATCAATAAAAAAGTTATTTACATTCAGTCAAAATACAATAACTGTAATTTTAAGACCGCCTGCTCATGAAGCACATTATCATAATCATGAAAGTGATAAACTCTTTGAAAGCGTAATTGATTTATTAGTAAATGTAGGAAATGTTCAAACAATAATTTTACCGAGAGACGATAAGCAAAAACAAAATATAAAAGATCAATATTCAATTCATTTTGAAACATTAAAATTGCAAATTCCCGAAGATGTTGTTGACGCGCTAAATTTAATGTGGTATTCCGATTTAGTTATTAGCGGCGGTGGAACTATGAATAGAGAAGCTGCTGCATTGGGTGTCCCTGTTTACAGCATATTCAGAGGTAAGATTGGCGATGTGGATAAATATCTTTCAGCAAATGGAAGACTTACTTTGATTGAAAATATTGATGATGTAAAATCTAAAATAAGATTGAAAAAAAGAGTAAAACCAAATAAACCGGTGAATATTAATTCATTGGCGCTTCATTCAATTGTAAATGATCTAGAATCTCTCGTTAATGAAATTACAGGTGAAACAAAAAATGTTTCGGCAAATGAGCATAATGAACAAATATTTTCAATTCACAAAAAACACAAAGCAAAATAA
- a CDS encoding oligosaccharide flippase family protein: protein MKLKSFSQNTLYYAIGIIIIRFTTFLLIPLYTEFLSKEDYGLLATLLFTTEIIITINDVGMRSAFMRFFSEYQSSNKLNDLIGSSTFINIVVGILLLGISFFIPASYLSKLFQVEVLENVIILTILVGIFRTLSLNILSYFRAKNQGVNYMIISIVSSVLLIISTWIVLKYFDWGINGVLFAQIFTYSLSWLFVLVWIIIKDGLKITSHTSKLLFKFGYPLILATSGTMLVNTSGNYFLGAFRSLENVAVLAVAYKVASIGIMVLIAPFQLAYEPYVFNNKNNPELKNIISKIITFISLAYLLVGILILYVFKYLMNIIGNGGYSDAYVLVIFLLPGLGFTALNYIGQSQIHLKNKTKTTGFISFIVTIISIIITYFSTKFYGSFGTAFGINTYLIISGFALFYYGNKEFRISVDLKRINIILIVGLLVLTAFYFLSFQSYLVFYMISTILIVFVLLGFLFSKFLLNNEKELLLNGFNKILKSVKLR, encoded by the coding sequence ATGAAATTAAAATCATTCAGCCAAAATACGCTTTATTATGCCATTGGAATTATTATTATCCGGTTTACTACGTTTTTGTTGATTCCACTGTATACCGAATTTTTATCAAAGGAGGATTACGGTTTATTAGCTACTTTGCTTTTTACAACAGAAATAATTATAACAATAAATGACGTTGGAATGCGCTCCGCGTTCATGCGGTTTTTTTCCGAATATCAGTCAAGTAATAAGTTAAATGATTTAATTGGCAGCTCTACTTTTATTAATATTGTTGTTGGTATTTTATTACTTGGTATTTCATTTTTTATTCCCGCTTCTTATCTATCAAAATTATTTCAAGTTGAAGTTTTGGAAAATGTAATTATTCTAACAATATTAGTCGGTATTTTTAGAACTCTAAGTTTAAATATTCTGTCATACTTTAGAGCTAAAAATCAGGGCGTCAATTACATGATTATTAGCATTGTTTCATCTGTACTTTTGATAATTTCCACTTGGATTGTTTTAAAATATTTCGATTGGGGAATTAACGGCGTATTATTCGCTCAAATTTTCACATATAGTTTATCCTGGCTGTTTGTTCTGGTTTGGATTATAATCAAAGACGGTTTGAAAATTACATCGCATACTTCCAAATTATTATTCAAATTCGGTTATCCATTGATATTGGCAACTTCTGGAACAATGCTGGTAAATACATCAGGCAATTATTTTTTAGGAGCTTTTAGAAGTCTTGAAAACGTTGCCGTTTTGGCTGTTGCTTACAAAGTTGCATCAATTGGAATCATGGTCTTAATCGCCCCTTTCCAATTAGCTTACGAACCATATGTGTTTAATAATAAAAATAATCCCGAATTAAAGAATATTATTTCCAAAATTATTACTTTTATTTCACTTGCATACTTGTTGGTTGGTATTTTAATTTTATATGTATTTAAATATTTGATGAACATAATCGGCAACGGCGGTTATTCAGACGCTTATGTTTTGGTCATTTTCCTTCTTCCCGGTTTGGGATTTACAGCTTTAAATTATATCGGTCAATCTCAAATTCACTTGAAAAACAAAACCAAAACAACGGGATTCATTTCTTTCATTGTAACAATAATCAGCATAATAATTACTTATTTCTCTACAAAATTTTATGGAAGTTTCGGCACAGCTTTCGGGATAAATACTTATTTAATAATTTCAGGTTTTGCTTTATTTTATTATGGTAATAAAGAATTTAGAATTAGTGTCGATTTAAAAAGAATTAATATTATTTTAATTGTTGGATTGCTTGTATTAACGGCGTTTTATTTTTTGAGTTTTCAAAGTTATTTAGTTTTTTATATGATTTCAACAATATTAATTGTTTTCGTTTTGCTTGGATTTTTGTTCAGCAAGTTTTTATTGAATAATGAAAAAGAATTACTTCTAAATGGTTTTAATAAAATTTTAAAATCCGTAAAATTGAGATAA
- a CDS encoding O-antigen ligase family protein, whose product MNQDLYIFFGLGIGLILGSALFLLWLKNFEIAVFFFALTPLISAIFFDNLPQENVVMDDATIGIGGTLRAATLILLGIAGIIKFSLNIPKNKLKVPVHFILLSIFLFFSFSSTIYSLDQKFTLIRSGLLFAVFCFLLGLNVWMQENGNLKKAMNSLFVLASIIILATLAGTVAVPSRVWWWKLPRLVGLWEHPNTFGSFCMLTYPILLWKFYTIKSKNKYFILLLIFINMGLHILTGSRTTLLASSAGVLVWLLLEKNWVKLFSLGIALGIFLVSLLYFAPSSFKRNETSEITDLSSREDIWKSAEIFIKEKPIFGYGYGVEGKIFQDELKVDLEGSFIERNVRQSLHNGYLSLLVGVGIVGLILWLLTLTFPFIFSITSVFSPEKAYAYFTFVTVIITNFVESALTGYSLPSDIFYWLAWTILGSILVKNSK is encoded by the coding sequence TTGAATCAAGATCTATACATATTTTTTGGTTTGGGAATTGGACTGATTTTAGGTTCAGCACTATTTTTATTATGGTTGAAAAATTTTGAAATAGCAGTTTTCTTTTTTGCTCTTACTCCACTTATTTCCGCAATTTTCTTTGATAATTTGCCTCAAGAAAATGTTGTAATGGATGATGCAACTATTGGAATTGGAGGTACTCTACGTGCTGCAACACTAATATTGTTAGGCATCGCAGGAATAATTAAATTTTCACTAAATATCCCTAAAAATAAACTTAAAGTACCAGTCCATTTTATTTTATTGAGCATTTTTTTGTTTTTCTCTTTTTCTTCTACAATATATTCCCTAGATCAAAAATTTACTTTAATAAGGTCGGGATTGTTGTTTGCGGTTTTTTGTTTTTTATTAGGTTTGAATGTTTGGATGCAGGAAAATGGTAATTTAAAGAAGGCTATGAACTCATTGTTCGTGCTTGCTTCAATAATTATTTTGGCAACATTAGCCGGAACAGTTGCAGTTCCTTCTAGAGTTTGGTGGTGGAAACTACCAAGACTAGTCGGTTTATGGGAACATCCGAACACTTTCGGTTCATTCTGTATGTTGACTTATCCAATTTTACTTTGGAAATTTTATACAATAAAGTCTAAAAATAAATACTTTATTTTACTACTTATTTTTATCAATATGGGTTTACATATTCTTACCGGATCAAGAACAACATTACTTGCTTCATCGGCAGGAGTTTTAGTGTGGCTTTTATTAGAAAAAAATTGGGTTAAATTATTTTCTTTGGGTATTGCGCTTGGAATTTTTCTAGTTTCATTGTTGTATTTTGCCCCGTCAAGTTTCAAAAGAAATGAAACATCCGAAATAACAGATTTAAGTTCTAGAGAGGATATTTGGAAAAGTGCCGAAATTTTTATCAAAGAAAAACCTATATTTGGTTATGGATATGGAGTTGAAGGTAAAATATTCCAAGATGAACTGAAAGTTGATTTGGAAGGAAGTTTTATTGAGAGAAATGTTAGACAATCTCTTCATAACGGTTATTTATCATTATTGGTCGGCGTTGGAATTGTTGGACTTATATTATGGTTATTAACCTTAACATTTCCTTTTATATTTTCAATAACAAGCGTGTTTTCACCTGAAAAAGCTTACGCATATTTTACTTTTGTAACTGTCATAATAACAAATTTTGTAGAGTCTGCATTAACTGGTTATAGCCTGCCCAGCGATATATTTTATTGGCTGGCATGGACAATTTTAGGTTCCATTTTGGTCAAGAATTCAAAATAA